From the genome of Periplaneta americana isolate PAMFEO1 chromosome 15, P.americana_PAMFEO1_priV1, whole genome shotgun sequence, one region includes:
- the LOC138714973 gene encoding uncharacterized protein isoform X1, with translation MKHGRLENFESTDGGMDDCPQCHNPIKSPHARLVQDSCGHKKCRLCLMKDEDGCRLCAAKHGIGNTAIKKESGGKKLPVPPPNIRRRSRRKLLTASTDNCKSQPIHAVDVVKTHKHKKKRFKDFEGHNSYKSSPSENENKDDATETEILQSESKDTSGCSEGTKKEEFDSEGDMDVSESKECDELEAAEVKVERKRKPLVIASHITVVQGNPVMYTCTVCVKTFKRREHIRYHNFCATGDKPYKCELCGQSFASKPHYVCHQLSHTGDRPYVCETCNRGFRQKDKLTRHIRIHTGERPYVCQQCGKGFVASYGLKTHLRIHTGEKPYLCPHCGRGFTETVNMRKHILTHTGERNFMCEGCGKSFGDKWALIHHQRTTHSRERPYSCQICYQAFSNNKYLKRHYLIHSDIRPYSCSICATAFRRKDNFERHMKNTHPETRVPSLNLLNKPHNGQLESAPQQQQEQQTLPPPPPPPPPPPPPLQSPTFTNNTGDTLEKVSNNIYKQVAQPDPFSGCIKTISRVPSKSPPKEVLDPMLHTGITKLLDPVRTSSITSFRDMLDPVYSMSSVPLFQQIPEARQKSQAVPVINRPITPAVHYPKIREKITIEATNCVPTITKTSNVLSNTNLAPQNVLTIVNTGNLCKKTEDSSQLTPRTLQSDLHWRKMLQHQHTFM, from the exons ATGAAACATGGACGCCTTGAGAACTTTGAAAG caCTGATGGAGGAATGGATGATTGTCCGCAATGCCACAACCCAATAAAGTCACCACATGCTCGCTTAGTTCAAGATTCATGTGGACACAAGAAATGCCGCTTATGTCTTATGAAAGATGAAGATGGATGTCGTTTGTGTGCTGCAAAACATGGAATTGGAAATA CAGCAATTAAAAAGGAATCCGGTGGAAAGAAACTTCCAGTACCCCCTCCAAATATCCGGAGGCGCAGTCGGAGGAAGTTATTAACAGCCAGCACTGACAACTGCAAGAGCCAACCCATCCATGCTGTTGACGTGGTTAAGACGCACAAACACAAGAAAAAGCGTTTCAAAGACTTCGAGGGACACAACAGTTATAAGTCATCTCCTTCAGAAAACGAAAATAAGGATGATGCAACAGAAACAGAAATCCTGCAATCAGAGAGCAAGGATACTTCGGGCTGTTCTGAAGGGACAAAAAAGGAAGAATTTGATTCTGAAGGAGACATGGATGTGTCAGAGAGCAAAGAATGTGATGAGCTGGAAGCAGCAGAGGTTAAAGTGGAAAGAAAAAGGAAGCCCCTCGTCATAGCCAGCCATATCACTGTGGTGCAAG GTAACCCTGTCATGTACACATGCACCGTGTGTGTCAAAACATTCAAGCGACGTGAGCACATACGGTACCATAACTTCTGCGCAACTGGGGACAAGCCTTACAAGTGTGAACTCTGTGGACAGAGCTTCGCATCGAAGCCACACTATGTGTGCCATCAGCTTAGCCACACAG GTGACCGTCCATATGTTTGTGAAACATGTAACAGAGGATTCAGGCAGAAAGATAAACTCACCAGGCATATAAGAATTCACACAG GAGAACGTCCATATGTGTGTCAGCAGTGTGGCAAGGGTTTCGTAGCATCCTATGGCCTCAAGACCCACCTACGTATCCACACTGGAGAAAAGCCTTATTTGTGTCCTCATTGTGGACGCGGCTTTACAGAGACTGTCAACATGCGGAAACACATCCTCACCCACACAG GGGAGAGAAACTTCATGTGTGAAGGTTGTGGGAAGAGCTTTGGGGACAAGTGGGCACTGATCCATCACCAACGCACCACACACTCCCGAGAGCGGCCATACAGTTGCCAGATCTGCTATCAAGCCTTCTCCAACAACAAGTATCTCAAGCGGCATTACTTAATCCACTCAG ACATACGCCCATACAGCTGCTCAATATGTGCTACAGCATTCAGGCGGAAGGACAATTTTGAACGACATATGAAGAACACCCATCCTGAAACCCGGGTCCCCTCACTCAATCTTCTCAACAAGCCTCACAATGGGCAACTGGAGAGTGCTCCAcaacagcagcaggagcagcagacactgccaccaccaccaccaccaccaccaccaccaccaccaccactgcaatCCCCTACATTCACAAACAACACAGGGGATACCTTGGAGAAAGTGTCGAACAACATCTACAAGCAGGTAGCACAGCCTGACCCATTCTCCGGGTGCATCAAGACTATATCCAGAGTGCCAAGCAAGTCGCCACCTAAAGAGGTGCTGGACCCTATGCTTCACACAGGCATTACGAAGTTGTTAGACCCAGTGCGGACAAGCAGCATCACGAGCTTCCGAGATATGTTGGACCCTGTGTACAGCATGAGTAGTGTGCCACTCTTCCAGCAGATCCCAGAAGCAAGGCAGAAGTCCCAAGCCGTGCCTGTGATCAACAGACCTATCACACCTGCTGTACATTATccaaaaataagagagaaaatcACAATCGAGGCTACGAACTGTGTCCCAACCATCACTAAGACATCCAATGTTTTAAGTAACACGAACCTTGCACCACAGAATGTATTGACGATAGTCAACACTGGCAATCTGTGCAAGAAGACGGAGGACAGCAGCCAGCTGACCCCTCGAACACTCCAGAGTGATCTACATTGGCGCAAAATGCTGCAGCACCAGCACACTTTCATGTGA
- the LOC138714973 gene encoding uncharacterized protein isoform X2 yields MKHGRLENFESTDGGMDDCPQCHNPIKSPHARLVQDSCGHKKCRLCLMKDEDGCRLCAAKHGIGNTIKKESGGKKLPVPPPNIRRRSRRKLLTASTDNCKSQPIHAVDVVKTHKHKKKRFKDFEGHNSYKSSPSENENKDDATETEILQSESKDTSGCSEGTKKEEFDSEGDMDVSESKECDELEAAEVKVERKRKPLVIASHITVVQGNPVMYTCTVCVKTFKRREHIRYHNFCATGDKPYKCELCGQSFASKPHYVCHQLSHTGDRPYVCETCNRGFRQKDKLTRHIRIHTGERPYVCQQCGKGFVASYGLKTHLRIHTGEKPYLCPHCGRGFTETVNMRKHILTHTGERNFMCEGCGKSFGDKWALIHHQRTTHSRERPYSCQICYQAFSNNKYLKRHYLIHSDIRPYSCSICATAFRRKDNFERHMKNTHPETRVPSLNLLNKPHNGQLESAPQQQQEQQTLPPPPPPPPPPPPPLQSPTFTNNTGDTLEKVSNNIYKQVAQPDPFSGCIKTISRVPSKSPPKEVLDPMLHTGITKLLDPVRTSSITSFRDMLDPVYSMSSVPLFQQIPEARQKSQAVPVINRPITPAVHYPKIREKITIEATNCVPTITKTSNVLSNTNLAPQNVLTIVNTGNLCKKTEDSSQLTPRTLQSDLHWRKMLQHQHTFM; encoded by the exons ATGAAACATGGACGCCTTGAGAACTTTGAAAG caCTGATGGAGGAATGGATGATTGTCCGCAATGCCACAACCCAATAAAGTCACCACATGCTCGCTTAGTTCAAGATTCATGTGGACACAAGAAATGCCGCTTATGTCTTATGAAAGATGAAGATGGATGTCGTTTGTGTGCTGCAAAACATGGAATTGGAAATA CAATTAAAAAGGAATCCGGTGGAAAGAAACTTCCAGTACCCCCTCCAAATATCCGGAGGCGCAGTCGGAGGAAGTTATTAACAGCCAGCACTGACAACTGCAAGAGCCAACCCATCCATGCTGTTGACGTGGTTAAGACGCACAAACACAAGAAAAAGCGTTTCAAAGACTTCGAGGGACACAACAGTTATAAGTCATCTCCTTCAGAAAACGAAAATAAGGATGATGCAACAGAAACAGAAATCCTGCAATCAGAGAGCAAGGATACTTCGGGCTGTTCTGAAGGGACAAAAAAGGAAGAATTTGATTCTGAAGGAGACATGGATGTGTCAGAGAGCAAAGAATGTGATGAGCTGGAAGCAGCAGAGGTTAAAGTGGAAAGAAAAAGGAAGCCCCTCGTCATAGCCAGCCATATCACTGTGGTGCAAG GTAACCCTGTCATGTACACATGCACCGTGTGTGTCAAAACATTCAAGCGACGTGAGCACATACGGTACCATAACTTCTGCGCAACTGGGGACAAGCCTTACAAGTGTGAACTCTGTGGACAGAGCTTCGCATCGAAGCCACACTATGTGTGCCATCAGCTTAGCCACACAG GTGACCGTCCATATGTTTGTGAAACATGTAACAGAGGATTCAGGCAGAAAGATAAACTCACCAGGCATATAAGAATTCACACAG GAGAACGTCCATATGTGTGTCAGCAGTGTGGCAAGGGTTTCGTAGCATCCTATGGCCTCAAGACCCACCTACGTATCCACACTGGAGAAAAGCCTTATTTGTGTCCTCATTGTGGACGCGGCTTTACAGAGACTGTCAACATGCGGAAACACATCCTCACCCACACAG GGGAGAGAAACTTCATGTGTGAAGGTTGTGGGAAGAGCTTTGGGGACAAGTGGGCACTGATCCATCACCAACGCACCACACACTCCCGAGAGCGGCCATACAGTTGCCAGATCTGCTATCAAGCCTTCTCCAACAACAAGTATCTCAAGCGGCATTACTTAATCCACTCAG ACATACGCCCATACAGCTGCTCAATATGTGCTACAGCATTCAGGCGGAAGGACAATTTTGAACGACATATGAAGAACACCCATCCTGAAACCCGGGTCCCCTCACTCAATCTTCTCAACAAGCCTCACAATGGGCAACTGGAGAGTGCTCCAcaacagcagcaggagcagcagacactgccaccaccaccaccaccaccaccaccaccaccaccaccactgcaatCCCCTACATTCACAAACAACACAGGGGATACCTTGGAGAAAGTGTCGAACAACATCTACAAGCAGGTAGCACAGCCTGACCCATTCTCCGGGTGCATCAAGACTATATCCAGAGTGCCAAGCAAGTCGCCACCTAAAGAGGTGCTGGACCCTATGCTTCACACAGGCATTACGAAGTTGTTAGACCCAGTGCGGACAAGCAGCATCACGAGCTTCCGAGATATGTTGGACCCTGTGTACAGCATGAGTAGTGTGCCACTCTTCCAGCAGATCCCAGAAGCAAGGCAGAAGTCCCAAGCCGTGCCTGTGATCAACAGACCTATCACACCTGCTGTACATTATccaaaaataagagagaaaatcACAATCGAGGCTACGAACTGTGTCCCAACCATCACTAAGACATCCAATGTTTTAAGTAACACGAACCTTGCACCACAGAATGTATTGACGATAGTCAACACTGGCAATCTGTGCAAGAAGACGGAGGACAGCAGCCAGCTGACCCCTCGAACACTCCAGAGTGATCTACATTGGCGCAAAATGCTGCAGCACCAGCACACTTTCATGTGA
- the LOC138714973 gene encoding uncharacterized protein isoform X4 encodes MDDCPQCHNPIKSPHARLVQDSCGHKKCRLCLMKDEDGCRLCAAKHGIGNTAIKKESGGKKLPVPPPNIRRRSRRKLLTASTDNCKSQPIHAVDVVKTHKHKKKRFKDFEGHNSYKSSPSENENKDDATETEILQSESKDTSGCSEGTKKEEFDSEGDMDVSESKECDELEAAEVKVERKRKPLVIASHITVVQGNPVMYTCTVCVKTFKRREHIRYHNFCATGDKPYKCELCGQSFASKPHYVCHQLSHTGDRPYVCETCNRGFRQKDKLTRHIRIHTGERPYVCQQCGKGFVASYGLKTHLRIHTGEKPYLCPHCGRGFTETVNMRKHILTHTGERNFMCEGCGKSFGDKWALIHHQRTTHSRERPYSCQICYQAFSNNKYLKRHYLIHSDIRPYSCSICATAFRRKDNFERHMKNTHPETRVPSLNLLNKPHNGQLESAPQQQQEQQTLPPPPPPPPPPPPPLQSPTFTNNTGDTLEKVSNNIYKQVAQPDPFSGCIKTISRVPSKSPPKEVLDPMLHTGITKLLDPVRTSSITSFRDMLDPVYSMSSVPLFQQIPEARQKSQAVPVINRPITPAVHYPKIREKITIEATNCVPTITKTSNVLSNTNLAPQNVLTIVNTGNLCKKTEDSSQLTPRTLQSDLHWRKMLQHQHTFM; translated from the exons ATGGATGATTGTCCGCAATGCCACAACCCAATAAAGTCACCACATGCTCGCTTAGTTCAAGATTCATGTGGACACAAGAAATGCCGCTTATGTCTTATGAAAGATGAAGATGGATGTCGTTTGTGTGCTGCAAAACATGGAATTGGAAATA CAGCAATTAAAAAGGAATCCGGTGGAAAGAAACTTCCAGTACCCCCTCCAAATATCCGGAGGCGCAGTCGGAGGAAGTTATTAACAGCCAGCACTGACAACTGCAAGAGCCAACCCATCCATGCTGTTGACGTGGTTAAGACGCACAAACACAAGAAAAAGCGTTTCAAAGACTTCGAGGGACACAACAGTTATAAGTCATCTCCTTCAGAAAACGAAAATAAGGATGATGCAACAGAAACAGAAATCCTGCAATCAGAGAGCAAGGATACTTCGGGCTGTTCTGAAGGGACAAAAAAGGAAGAATTTGATTCTGAAGGAGACATGGATGTGTCAGAGAGCAAAGAATGTGATGAGCTGGAAGCAGCAGAGGTTAAAGTGGAAAGAAAAAGGAAGCCCCTCGTCATAGCCAGCCATATCACTGTGGTGCAAG GTAACCCTGTCATGTACACATGCACCGTGTGTGTCAAAACATTCAAGCGACGTGAGCACATACGGTACCATAACTTCTGCGCAACTGGGGACAAGCCTTACAAGTGTGAACTCTGTGGACAGAGCTTCGCATCGAAGCCACACTATGTGTGCCATCAGCTTAGCCACACAG GTGACCGTCCATATGTTTGTGAAACATGTAACAGAGGATTCAGGCAGAAAGATAAACTCACCAGGCATATAAGAATTCACACAG GAGAACGTCCATATGTGTGTCAGCAGTGTGGCAAGGGTTTCGTAGCATCCTATGGCCTCAAGACCCACCTACGTATCCACACTGGAGAAAAGCCTTATTTGTGTCCTCATTGTGGACGCGGCTTTACAGAGACTGTCAACATGCGGAAACACATCCTCACCCACACAG GGGAGAGAAACTTCATGTGTGAAGGTTGTGGGAAGAGCTTTGGGGACAAGTGGGCACTGATCCATCACCAACGCACCACACACTCCCGAGAGCGGCCATACAGTTGCCAGATCTGCTATCAAGCCTTCTCCAACAACAAGTATCTCAAGCGGCATTACTTAATCCACTCAG ACATACGCCCATACAGCTGCTCAATATGTGCTACAGCATTCAGGCGGAAGGACAATTTTGAACGACATATGAAGAACACCCATCCTGAAACCCGGGTCCCCTCACTCAATCTTCTCAACAAGCCTCACAATGGGCAACTGGAGAGTGCTCCAcaacagcagcaggagcagcagacactgccaccaccaccaccaccaccaccaccaccaccaccaccactgcaatCCCCTACATTCACAAACAACACAGGGGATACCTTGGAGAAAGTGTCGAACAACATCTACAAGCAGGTAGCACAGCCTGACCCATTCTCCGGGTGCATCAAGACTATATCCAGAGTGCCAAGCAAGTCGCCACCTAAAGAGGTGCTGGACCCTATGCTTCACACAGGCATTACGAAGTTGTTAGACCCAGTGCGGACAAGCAGCATCACGAGCTTCCGAGATATGTTGGACCCTGTGTACAGCATGAGTAGTGTGCCACTCTTCCAGCAGATCCCAGAAGCAAGGCAGAAGTCCCAAGCCGTGCCTGTGATCAACAGACCTATCACACCTGCTGTACATTATccaaaaataagagagaaaatcACAATCGAGGCTACGAACTGTGTCCCAACCATCACTAAGACATCCAATGTTTTAAGTAACACGAACCTTGCACCACAGAATGTATTGACGATAGTCAACACTGGCAATCTGTGCAAGAAGACGGAGGACAGCAGCCAGCTGACCCCTCGAACACTCCAGAGTGATCTACATTGGCGCAAAATGCTGCAGCACCAGCACACTTTCATGTGA
- the LOC138714973 gene encoding uncharacterized protein isoform X3 has translation MLNNQARTNTDGGMDDCPQCHNPIKSPHARLVQDSCGHKKCRLCLMKDEDGCRLCAAKHGIGNTAIKKESGGKKLPVPPPNIRRRSRRKLLTASTDNCKSQPIHAVDVVKTHKHKKKRFKDFEGHNSYKSSPSENENKDDATETEILQSESKDTSGCSEGTKKEEFDSEGDMDVSESKECDELEAAEVKVERKRKPLVIASHITVVQGNPVMYTCTVCVKTFKRREHIRYHNFCATGDKPYKCELCGQSFASKPHYVCHQLSHTGDRPYVCETCNRGFRQKDKLTRHIRIHTGERPYVCQQCGKGFVASYGLKTHLRIHTGEKPYLCPHCGRGFTETVNMRKHILTHTGERNFMCEGCGKSFGDKWALIHHQRTTHSRERPYSCQICYQAFSNNKYLKRHYLIHSDIRPYSCSICATAFRRKDNFERHMKNTHPETRVPSLNLLNKPHNGQLESAPQQQQEQQTLPPPPPPPPPPPPPLQSPTFTNNTGDTLEKVSNNIYKQVAQPDPFSGCIKTISRVPSKSPPKEVLDPMLHTGITKLLDPVRTSSITSFRDMLDPVYSMSSVPLFQQIPEARQKSQAVPVINRPITPAVHYPKIREKITIEATNCVPTITKTSNVLSNTNLAPQNVLTIVNTGNLCKKTEDSSQLTPRTLQSDLHWRKMLQHQHTFM, from the exons ATGCTGAACAATCAAGCAAGAACGAA caCTGATGGAGGAATGGATGATTGTCCGCAATGCCACAACCCAATAAAGTCACCACATGCTCGCTTAGTTCAAGATTCATGTGGACACAAGAAATGCCGCTTATGTCTTATGAAAGATGAAGATGGATGTCGTTTGTGTGCTGCAAAACATGGAATTGGAAATA CAGCAATTAAAAAGGAATCCGGTGGAAAGAAACTTCCAGTACCCCCTCCAAATATCCGGAGGCGCAGTCGGAGGAAGTTATTAACAGCCAGCACTGACAACTGCAAGAGCCAACCCATCCATGCTGTTGACGTGGTTAAGACGCACAAACACAAGAAAAAGCGTTTCAAAGACTTCGAGGGACACAACAGTTATAAGTCATCTCCTTCAGAAAACGAAAATAAGGATGATGCAACAGAAACAGAAATCCTGCAATCAGAGAGCAAGGATACTTCGGGCTGTTCTGAAGGGACAAAAAAGGAAGAATTTGATTCTGAAGGAGACATGGATGTGTCAGAGAGCAAAGAATGTGATGAGCTGGAAGCAGCAGAGGTTAAAGTGGAAAGAAAAAGGAAGCCCCTCGTCATAGCCAGCCATATCACTGTGGTGCAAG GTAACCCTGTCATGTACACATGCACCGTGTGTGTCAAAACATTCAAGCGACGTGAGCACATACGGTACCATAACTTCTGCGCAACTGGGGACAAGCCTTACAAGTGTGAACTCTGTGGACAGAGCTTCGCATCGAAGCCACACTATGTGTGCCATCAGCTTAGCCACACAG GTGACCGTCCATATGTTTGTGAAACATGTAACAGAGGATTCAGGCAGAAAGATAAACTCACCAGGCATATAAGAATTCACACAG GAGAACGTCCATATGTGTGTCAGCAGTGTGGCAAGGGTTTCGTAGCATCCTATGGCCTCAAGACCCACCTACGTATCCACACTGGAGAAAAGCCTTATTTGTGTCCTCATTGTGGACGCGGCTTTACAGAGACTGTCAACATGCGGAAACACATCCTCACCCACACAG GGGAGAGAAACTTCATGTGTGAAGGTTGTGGGAAGAGCTTTGGGGACAAGTGGGCACTGATCCATCACCAACGCACCACACACTCCCGAGAGCGGCCATACAGTTGCCAGATCTGCTATCAAGCCTTCTCCAACAACAAGTATCTCAAGCGGCATTACTTAATCCACTCAG ACATACGCCCATACAGCTGCTCAATATGTGCTACAGCATTCAGGCGGAAGGACAATTTTGAACGACATATGAAGAACACCCATCCTGAAACCCGGGTCCCCTCACTCAATCTTCTCAACAAGCCTCACAATGGGCAACTGGAGAGTGCTCCAcaacagcagcaggagcagcagacactgccaccaccaccaccaccaccaccaccaccaccaccaccactgcaatCCCCTACATTCACAAACAACACAGGGGATACCTTGGAGAAAGTGTCGAACAACATCTACAAGCAGGTAGCACAGCCTGACCCATTCTCCGGGTGCATCAAGACTATATCCAGAGTGCCAAGCAAGTCGCCACCTAAAGAGGTGCTGGACCCTATGCTTCACACAGGCATTACGAAGTTGTTAGACCCAGTGCGGACAAGCAGCATCACGAGCTTCCGAGATATGTTGGACCCTGTGTACAGCATGAGTAGTGTGCCACTCTTCCAGCAGATCCCAGAAGCAAGGCAGAAGTCCCAAGCCGTGCCTGTGATCAACAGACCTATCACACCTGCTGTACATTATccaaaaataagagagaaaatcACAATCGAGGCTACGAACTGTGTCCCAACCATCACTAAGACATCCAATGTTTTAAGTAACACGAACCTTGCACCACAGAATGTATTGACGATAGTCAACACTGGCAATCTGTGCAAGAAGACGGAGGACAGCAGCCAGCTGACCCCTCGAACACTCCAGAGTGATCTACATTGGCGCAAAATGCTGCAGCACCAGCACACTTTCATGTGA